In Polynucleobacter sp. TUM22923, one genomic interval encodes:
- a CDS encoding 2-dehydropantoate 2-reductase, with product MKICVIGGGGAIGGYLAVMLARAGNEVTVVARGATLAAIKERGLALIMADQPAPLVAQVKAVEKIADVETPDVIILAVKAHQVEPIIHDLASIMGPDTILIPMQNGIPWWYFQKLEGDYPDHSVETVDAGGVAKKAINPNNIIGCVVYPATFTQAPGVIRHVEGNRFPLGELDGVVTDRIQKISDMMTAAGFKSPILEDIRSEIWLKLWGNMTFNPISSLTHGTLEGICQNPLTKELARSMMAEAQTIAEKLGVTFRVDIDRRIAGAEKVGKHKTSMLQDLEAGRSLEVDALLGSVIELGNITETPTPCLSTVFALTKYLDDNVQASKGSLALPSVSGY from the coding sequence ATGAAAATTTGTGTAATCGGTGGAGGTGGTGCTATTGGCGGCTATCTTGCAGTGATGCTGGCGCGAGCGGGCAATGAGGTGACTGTAGTTGCCCGTGGCGCTACGCTAGCGGCAATTAAAGAACGTGGCCTTGCTTTAATTATGGCTGACCAACCTGCACCCTTAGTTGCCCAAGTAAAAGCCGTTGAAAAAATTGCTGATGTAGAGACACCTGATGTCATTATTTTGGCTGTTAAAGCGCATCAAGTTGAACCGATCATTCATGATCTCGCTTCAATCATGGGCCCAGATACCATTTTGATCCCGATGCAAAATGGGATTCCATGGTGGTACTTTCAAAAGCTAGAGGGAGATTATCCAGATCACTCAGTAGAAACAGTAGATGCTGGTGGTGTTGCTAAAAAAGCCATCAATCCAAACAATATTATTGGGTGTGTTGTTTACCCGGCTACTTTTACTCAGGCTCCGGGAGTGATTCGCCACGTTGAAGGCAATCGATTTCCTTTGGGTGAGTTAGATGGTGTAGTTACGGACCGTATTCAGAAGATCTCTGACATGATGACTGCTGCGGGATTTAAGTCACCGATCTTGGAAGATATTCGTTCTGAGATTTGGTTGAAGCTATGGGGAAATATGACCTTCAATCCAATCAGCTCATTAACTCATGGAACCTTAGAAGGTATTTGCCAAAACCCATTAACGAAAGAGTTGGCACGTAGCATGATGGCCGAGGCACAAACTATCGCAGAAAAGTTAGGCGTTACCTTCCGAGTTGATATTGATCGCCGTATTGCTGGCGCAGAAAAAGTAGGTAAACATAAGACTTCGATGCTGCAAGATTTGGAGGCCGGTCGCAGCTTAGAGGTAGATGCCTTACTAGGTTCAGTCATTGAGTTGGGCAACATTACTGAGACACCTACCCCTTGTTTAAGCACGGTGTTCGCACTCACTAAATACCTGGATGACAACGTACAGGCTTCAAAAGGAAGTTTGGCTTTACCGTCAGTATCGGGATATTAA
- a CDS encoding fumarylacetoacetate hydrolase family protein: protein MAQWLRFQYQGKPGLGQMQGEQIAVYEGDLFQNPQATGETIKLTDVTIDIPCTPSKMVAMVDNFHALVAKLAHTVPTEPLYFLKGNNSFLAANQTIRTPDSYSGKVVYEGELGIVIGKDCHQMNEAEAARAIFGYTCINDVTAIEILNRDPGYAQWTRAKSFNTFGVFGPYITTDIDPSKLTVKTILNDQERQNYPIADMIFSPAQLVSLISQDIPLLPGDIIACGTSVGVGSMKPGSKVSIIIDGVGQLDNVFE from the coding sequence ATGGCTCAATGGCTTAGATTTCAATACCAAGGTAAACCTGGCCTTGGACAAATGCAAGGGGAACAGATTGCCGTCTATGAAGGTGACCTCTTTCAAAATCCACAGGCCACTGGAGAAACCATCAAACTGACGGATGTCACGATCGATATTCCCTGCACTCCCTCCAAGATGGTGGCAATGGTGGATAACTTTCATGCCTTAGTAGCCAAGCTTGCGCATACAGTACCTACGGAACCCCTCTACTTTCTTAAGGGCAACAACTCATTTTTAGCCGCAAATCAAACGATTCGTACGCCTGACTCATACTCAGGAAAAGTAGTCTATGAAGGCGAATTAGGAATCGTCATCGGCAAAGACTGCCACCAAATGAATGAGGCAGAAGCTGCAAGAGCCATTTTTGGCTACACCTGTATTAACGATGTCACCGCTATTGAAATTCTGAATCGCGATCCAGGATACGCCCAGTGGACACGTGCAAAAAGTTTCAATACGTTTGGCGTGTTTGGACCCTACATCACAACTGATATCGATCCAAGCAAGCTGACGGTTAAAACAATATTAAATGATCAGGAGCGTCAAAATTATCCCATTGCCGATATGATTTTTTCACCGGCACAATTAGTTAGCCTCATTTCACAGGACATACCACTGCTACCAGGCGACATTATTGCCTGCGGCACCTCTGTGGGTGTTGGCTCCATGAAGCCAGGCAGCAAGGTCAGCATCATCATTGATGGCGTCGGTCAATTAGATAATGTATTCGAGTAA
- a CDS encoding polyprenyl synthetase family protein, which produces MTSTVKTHQLSQILTPISLDFKGLDDVIRLRLASKVALIDQISAYIIQAGGKRIRPALLLLVSKALAPGQENPHALELAAVVEFIHTATLLHDDVVDESTLRRGRETANAAFGNAASVLVGDFLYSRAFQMMVGPNDPRIMEILSDATNTIAEGEVLQLLNMNDPEVDEDSYLRVIRFKTAKLFEASAELGAILAGADAKQREQSAAFGRHIGTAFQLMDDLLDYTADAAQMGKNAGDDLREGKPTLPLIYLLENGSPEERLLVREAIEQNQDLPEDVFAQILNAVQHSGALEYTHATAKREIDLALEYIADFPQNEATTALRALCEYSLARQT; this is translated from the coding sequence ATGACGAGCACTGTCAAAACCCATCAATTAAGTCAAATTTTGACCCCAATTTCCTTAGATTTCAAGGGTTTAGACGATGTTATTCGCCTACGCCTAGCGTCTAAAGTCGCCCTGATAGACCAAATCTCGGCTTATATCATCCAGGCAGGGGGGAAACGGATCAGGCCAGCCTTACTCCTGCTGGTCAGCAAGGCCCTAGCCCCTGGTCAGGAAAACCCCCACGCACTGGAATTGGCAGCTGTAGTCGAATTCATTCACACAGCCACCCTGCTGCATGATGATGTCGTGGATGAATCTACCCTCAGAAGGGGGCGTGAGACGGCCAATGCTGCATTTGGTAACGCTGCCAGCGTGCTCGTGGGTGACTTTCTCTATTCAAGAGCTTTTCAGATGATGGTGGGGCCAAATGACCCCCGAATCATGGAAATCCTTTCTGACGCCACCAATACGATTGCTGAGGGGGAGGTCTTACAACTCCTCAATATGAATGATCCAGAGGTAGATGAAGATAGCTATCTTCGCGTAATCCGCTTTAAAACAGCCAAGTTATTCGAGGCTTCCGCTGAGCTTGGTGCTATTTTGGCTGGCGCCGATGCCAAACAACGGGAACAATCCGCAGCATTCGGTAGGCATATTGGAACCGCCTTTCAATTAATGGACGATCTGCTGGATTACACCGCAGATGCAGCCCAGATGGGAAAAAATGCTGGGGATGATTTACGTGAAGGCAAGCCTACGCTTCCATTGATTTACCTTTTAGAGAACGGTAGCCCGGAAGAACGTTTACTAGTACGCGAAGCTATTGAACAAAATCAAGATCTCCCAGAAGATGTATTTGCGCAGATTCTTAATGCGGTCCAACATTCAGGCGCTTTGGAATATACCCATGCCACCGCAAAAAGAGAGATCGATCTAGCGTTGGAGTACATTGCGGATTTTCCACAAAACGAAGCTACTACCGCATTACGGGCTCTTTGCGAATATTCCCTGGCAAGACAGACCTAA
- the rplU gene encoding 50S ribosomal protein L21 → MYAVIKTGGKQYKVAAGEKLKIEQIPAEIGSEITLDQVLAVGEGASLKLGDPLVNGAAVIATVVSQGRHDKVTIFKMRRRKHYQKHQGHRQNYTEILINTIKA, encoded by the coding sequence ATGTACGCGGTCATAAAAACCGGTGGCAAACAATATAAAGTTGCTGCTGGTGAAAAATTGAAAATAGAACAGATACCAGCGGAAATCGGCAGCGAAATTACTCTTGATCAGGTCCTCGCCGTAGGCGAAGGCGCTTCACTCAAATTGGGTGATCCATTGGTTAATGGTGCAGCTGTGATAGCCACTGTCGTCTCCCAGGGACGTCACGATAAAGTGACAATCTTTAAGATGCGCCGTCGCAAGCACTATCAAAAGCACCAAGGCCATCGTCAGAATTACACAGAAATTCTGATTAACACCATCAAAGCTTAA
- the rpmA gene encoding 50S ribosomal protein L27: MAQKKGGGSTRNGRDSESKRLGVKVFGGEHINAGSIIIRQRGTRVHPGANVGIGKDHTLFALIEGKVEFGVKGALKKAQVSVLPL, encoded by the coding sequence ATGGCACAGAAAAAAGGCGGCGGCTCGACGCGAAATGGTCGCGATTCAGAATCGAAACGTTTAGGCGTTAAGGTTTTTGGCGGCGAGCATATTAATGCTGGCAGCATCATTATTCGTCAACGTGGAACACGGGTTCATCCTGGTGCAAACGTTGGCATTGGAAAAGATCACACTTTATTTGCATTAATTGAAGGTAAAGTGGAATTTGGCGTTAAGGGTGCTTTGAAGAAGGCCCAGGTTTCAGTTTTGCCTCTGTAA
- the obgE gene encoding GTPase ObgE, whose protein sequence is MKFIDEARIEVIAGQGGAGSASMRREKFIEFGGPDGGDGGKGGSVWATADRNINTLIDYRYAKTHTAKNGEPGRGADCYGRAGDDIELRMPVGTIIADYDTGEPIADLTTHGERLCLAQGGVGGWGNIHFKSSTNRAPRQKTNGKDGERRKLKLELKVLADVGLLGMPNAGKSTLITAVSNARPKIADYPFTTLHPNLGVVRVGSERSFVIADIPGLIEGAAEGAGLGHRFLRHLQRTGVLLHLVDVAPFDDNIDPVADAKAIVNELRKYDEALVEKPRWLVLNKVDMIPEEDRAKVVANFIKKFKWTGPVFEISALTGLGCDKLCYALQDYLDSVRKDRDDADERAADPRYQDHPEDKTPD, encoded by the coding sequence ATGAAATTTATTGACGAAGCACGTATTGAAGTGATTGCTGGCCAAGGTGGCGCCGGAAGCGCCTCTATGCGCCGCGAAAAGTTTATCGAATTCGGTGGGCCTGATGGTGGCGATGGCGGCAAGGGCGGAAGCGTCTGGGCTACGGCTGATCGCAATATCAACACGCTGATCGACTATCGCTACGCTAAAACCCACACTGCAAAAAATGGGGAACCTGGCCGTGGTGCCGATTGCTATGGTCGCGCAGGTGATGACATTGAATTGCGGATGCCAGTAGGCACCATCATTGCTGACTACGACACAGGTGAACCCATTGCTGATTTAACTACCCACGGTGAGCGTCTCTGCTTAGCTCAAGGTGGCGTTGGTGGCTGGGGAAATATTCACTTTAAAAGTAGTACTAACCGAGCTCCACGTCAGAAGACTAACGGTAAAGATGGCGAGCGCCGCAAACTCAAATTAGAATTGAAAGTCTTGGCTGATGTCGGGTTGTTAGGCATGCCTAATGCTGGTAAGTCCACTCTGATTACAGCGGTTTCTAATGCACGTCCCAAAATTGCTGATTACCCATTTACTACCTTACATCCTAATTTAGGCGTAGTGCGAGTAGGTAGTGAGCGCAGTTTTGTCATTGCAGATATTCCTGGCTTGATTGAAGGTGCTGCAGAGGGCGCTGGTTTGGGACATCGATTCTTAAGGCATTTGCAACGCACTGGTGTGCTCTTGCATCTGGTGGACGTGGCACCTTTCGATGACAATATTGACCCCGTAGCAGATGCCAAAGCGATTGTGAATGAGTTGCGTAAGTACGACGAGGCACTTGTTGAGAAACCCCGTTGGTTGGTTCTGAATAAAGTCGACATGATTCCTGAAGAGGATCGTGCGAAGGTAGTGGCTAACTTTATTAAAAAGTTTAAGTGGACTGGCCCTGTATTTGAGATTTCTGCTTTAACGGGATTGGGTTGCGATAAGCTTTGCTATGCCTTGCAAGATTATTTAGATTCTGTTCGAAAAGATCGGGACGATGCAGATGAGCGTGCTGCAGATCCTCGCTATCAAGATCATCCAGAAGACAAAACCCCAGATTAA
- a CDS encoding CNP1-like family protein yields the protein MTTHYFDRIALYSFGLALCTALAGCAGDPLESGVDPFAPMIFKEGSTAMPLNPPNKASLQPFYVSQQTVFKFAVDTDSILIGADGITRYTVVLTSPNGNTQTQYEGIRCDSFQWRLYGTFDNNKWQENPLSTWLPIKDHTPNRYQAALAQGAFCSFNTQEKDLKSIVKSLNPNGFTGQTKPTNSFGVVN from the coding sequence ATGACAACACATTATTTTGACCGCATTGCTCTGTATTCTTTTGGCTTAGCGTTGTGTACCGCTTTAGCGGGCTGCGCCGGTGACCCGCTAGAAAGTGGGGTCGATCCTTTTGCGCCGATGATTTTTAAGGAAGGGAGCACGGCTATGCCCTTGAACCCACCCAATAAAGCGAGCCTGCAGCCATTTTACGTTTCTCAGCAAACGGTTTTTAAGTTTGCAGTAGATACCGACTCGATTCTCATTGGTGCAGACGGCATTACTCGATATACGGTTGTGCTAACCAGCCCGAACGGAAACACCCAGACCCAATATGAGGGCATCCGCTGTGATTCTTTTCAGTGGCGCTTATATGGCACATTCGATAACAACAAATGGCAAGAAAATCCACTGAGCACTTGGTTGCCCATTAAAGACCACACCCCTAATCGGTATCAAGCCGCATTGGCTCAGGGCGCTTTTTGTAGTTTTAATACCCAAGAGAAAGACCTGAAATCAATCGTCAAATCGCTCAATCCGAATGGCTTTACAGGTCAAACAAAACCGACGAATTCTTTTGGAGTAGTGAATTAA
- a CDS encoding RNA pyrophosphohydrolase, whose protein sequence is MLDREGYRPNVGIVLLNDLNEVFWGKRVGQHSWQFPQGGIQHGESPEQAMYRELQEEVGLLPEHVQIIGRTKDWLRYEVPEELLRRQHTSRAHRVNYRGQKQIWFLLRLVGQDHNIDLNASEHPEFDSWRWVPFWIQLDSVIDFKREVYQLALSELARYLSKGIRMQQLAWGSPLDLFQSFYADEANQSNDTKPTDKP, encoded by the coding sequence ATGCTTGACCGTGAAGGATATCGACCCAATGTCGGCATAGTCCTCCTCAACGACCTAAACGAGGTTTTCTGGGGAAAACGCGTTGGGCAGCATTCGTGGCAGTTCCCGCAAGGCGGAATTCAGCATGGTGAAAGCCCTGAACAAGCCATGTATCGCGAATTGCAAGAGGAAGTGGGTTTGCTGCCAGAACACGTCCAAATCATTGGGCGAACAAAGGATTGGCTTCGTTACGAAGTCCCTGAGGAGCTTTTACGCCGCCAACACACCAGCAGAGCCCATCGCGTGAACTACCGCGGTCAAAAACAAATTTGGTTTTTATTGCGCTTAGTGGGTCAAGACCATAATATTGACCTGAATGCCTCCGAGCATCCCGAATTCGATTCATGGCGCTGGGTTCCTTTTTGGATTCAACTCGATAGCGTGATTGATTTCAAGCGCGAGGTTTATCAATTAGCCCTTTCTGAGCTGGCAAGATACCTTTCCAAAGGTATTCGGATGCAACAGCTGGCTTGGGGCTCGCCACTAGACTTGTTTCAATCTTTTTATGCAGACGAAGCCAATCAATCCAATGATACAAAACCGACCGATAAGCCATGA
- a CDS encoding proline--tRNA ligase yields MKASQSFLATLKEAPSDAEVVSHKLMVRAGLIRKLNAGIYNYLPLGLKVIRKVESIIRDEMNRAGAIELLMPMIQPAELWQETGRWEEMGPELLRIKDRHDRDFLIQPTSEEVVTDLARNEIKSYKQLPVNFYQIQTKFRDERRPRFGIMRGREFSMKDAYSFDRDTEGLKKSYQIMFDAYTRIFTRMGLKFRAVTADNGAIGGSGSQEFHVIADIGEDAIVYCPNSDYAANLEAAESLSLLAVRADATKDMTKIATPDQTHCADVAKFLGLPLEQTVKSLLFAAEQTEGEAALFMLLIRGDHELNEIKASKIPGMAQSRFATEAEIKLACNSLAGYLGPVGIAPSVTIVADHTVAHMADFVCGANESGYHLTGVNWGRDLPEPMVMDLRNAVVGDPSPDGKGAVDICRGIEVGHVFQLGTRYSEAMGCTYLDQQGKAQPMVMGCYGIGVTRLLGAAIEQGNDERGIVWPISMAPFEVVICPMGYDKSEAVRSAVDQLHGELVAAGIDVVLDDRGERPGVMFADWELIGVPFRVVIGDRGLADSQAEFKGRTDAESQNIPLSEIKEKVIAAVQTAKQLIA; encoded by the coding sequence ATGAAAGCATCACAGTCATTCCTCGCCACACTTAAAGAAGCCCCTTCGGACGCTGAGGTGGTTTCGCACAAGCTGATGGTGCGCGCCGGCCTAATCCGTAAGCTTAATGCTGGTATTTATAATTACTTGCCGCTAGGGTTAAAGGTCATTCGTAAGGTCGAAAGCATTATTCGTGACGAAATGAATCGTGCTGGTGCGATCGAGTTATTGATGCCTATGATTCAGCCTGCTGAGCTATGGCAAGAAACCGGTCGTTGGGAAGAGATGGGGCCGGAGTTACTCCGCATCAAGGATCGTCATGACCGCGATTTTCTTATTCAGCCTACCTCTGAAGAAGTGGTGACGGATTTAGCGCGTAACGAAATCAAAAGCTATAAGCAACTCCCAGTTAATTTTTACCAAATCCAAACCAAGTTCCGAGATGAGCGCCGTCCTCGATTCGGCATTATGCGTGGTCGTGAGTTTAGTATGAAAGATGCTTATTCCTTTGATCGTGATACCGAAGGATTAAAGAAGTCTTATCAAATCATGTTTGATGCATACACCCGTATTTTTACTCGGATGGGTTTGAAGTTTCGCGCAGTTACTGCGGATAACGGCGCTATTGGCGGGTCTGGTAGTCAGGAGTTTCACGTCATTGCCGATATTGGTGAAGATGCAATTGTGTATTGCCCGAACTCAGATTACGCAGCCAATCTCGAGGCGGCAGAATCGCTTTCCTTGTTAGCGGTGCGCGCCGATGCTACGAAAGATATGACAAAAATTGCGACGCCAGATCAAACCCATTGCGCTGACGTTGCAAAATTCTTAGGATTGCCACTTGAGCAAACAGTGAAGTCATTGCTATTTGCTGCAGAGCAAACAGAGGGTGAAGCCGCCTTATTTATGCTGTTGATTCGGGGAGATCACGAGTTAAATGAAATTAAGGCGAGCAAGATTCCCGGTATGGCGCAATCGCGCTTTGCAACCGAGGCAGAAATTAAACTTGCATGCAATTCACTGGCAGGTTATTTAGGCCCGGTCGGTATTGCTCCGTCTGTCACGATCGTTGCAGACCATACTGTTGCCCATATGGCTGATTTTGTTTGCGGTGCGAACGAGTCTGGATACCACTTGACTGGGGTGAACTGGGGTCGAGACTTACCAGAGCCTATGGTTATGGATCTTCGTAACGCGGTGGTAGGCGATCCCTCTCCTGACGGCAAGGGTGCGGTAGATATTTGTCGCGGTATTGAGGTTGGGCATGTGTTTCAGCTAGGCACTCGTTACTCTGAAGCGATGGGTTGTACCTATTTAGACCAACAGGGCAAAGCGCAACCGATGGTAATGGGTTGCTATGGTATCGGCGTAACGCGTTTGCTAGGGGCTGCTATTGAGCAAGGCAATGATGAGCGCGGCATTGTTTGGCCGATTTCAATGGCTCCATTTGAAGTGGTGATCTGCCCAATGGGCTACGATAAGTCAGAGGCTGTGCGTTCTGCCGTAGATCAATTGCATGGTGAATTAGTCGCCGCTGGAATCGATGTAGTTCTGGATGATCGTGGCGAGAGACCGGGTGTCATGTTCGCTGATTGGGAATTGATCGGAGTGCCATTCAGGGTGGTTATCGGCGACCGTGGCTTGGCAGATTCTCAGGCGGAATTTAAGGGGCGTACGGATGCAGAATCCCAAAATATTCCACTGTCAGAGATTAAGGAGAAAGTTATTGCAGCAGTACAGACTGCAAAGCAATTGATTGCTTGA
- the ffh gene encoding signal recognition particle protein, which produces MLENLTDRLSRVVKTMRGEARLTESNTSEMLREIRLALLEADVALPVVKSLLEQIKFKALGEEVVGSLSPGQALVGVVQRELAQVMRGDGAQAGELNLATQPPAVILMAGLQGAGKTTSVGKLAKYLQEKKKKKVLTVSCDVYRPAAIEQLEMVTKQVGAEFFPSNINQTPNAIALAALDWARRHYFDVLLVDTAGRLGIDEALMQEINTLHTSLNPIETLFVVDAMLGQDAVNTAKAFHEALPLTGVILTKLDGDARGGAALSVRQITGVPLKFIGVAEKMDGLEAFDADRMANRILGMGDILALVEQAQQNVDVAKAEKLAGKIAKGGFDLGDFRDQLSQMQKMGGMASLMDKLPSHMAQAASKTNLSVADKQTQRMRGIIDSMTPRERMKPELLKASRKRRIAAGAGVQVQEVNRLLAQFDQMQTMMKQFKGGKMARTMASMAAKGAAKGLGGLFKK; this is translated from the coding sequence ATGCTAGAGAACCTCACTGATCGCCTATCTCGTGTTGTAAAAACAATGCGTGGAGAGGCTCGCCTCACCGAAAGTAACACGTCAGAAATGTTACGGGAGATCCGCCTTGCCTTACTGGAGGCTGACGTAGCGCTTCCTGTCGTGAAATCTTTACTCGAACAAATCAAATTTAAAGCCCTAGGTGAAGAGGTTGTTGGCAGCCTTAGTCCAGGCCAAGCTTTAGTGGGAGTAGTCCAGCGCGAACTTGCCCAAGTCATGCGTGGCGATGGCGCACAAGCTGGGGAGCTCAATTTAGCGACCCAACCACCGGCAGTCATACTGATGGCGGGCCTCCAAGGTGCGGGTAAAACGACTTCAGTCGGCAAGCTAGCTAAGTACCTACAAGAGAAGAAGAAAAAGAAGGTTTTAACAGTCTCCTGTGACGTCTACCGCCCAGCAGCGATTGAGCAGTTAGAGATGGTCACCAAACAAGTAGGTGCTGAGTTTTTTCCGAGCAATATCAATCAAACGCCAAATGCAATAGCACTTGCCGCCTTAGATTGGGCGCGACGTCATTATTTTGATGTTTTATTAGTCGATACGGCTGGACGCCTGGGTATCGATGAAGCATTAATGCAAGAAATCAATACTCTGCATACCAGCCTAAATCCTATTGAGACCCTATTTGTAGTTGATGCCATGTTGGGGCAGGATGCTGTCAACACAGCCAAAGCATTTCATGAAGCTCTTCCACTCACTGGCGTGATCTTAACCAAGCTAGATGGTGATGCTCGTGGAGGCGCCGCATTATCAGTACGTCAAATCACTGGGGTGCCACTTAAATTTATTGGTGTCGCCGAAAAAATGGATGGCCTTGAGGCATTTGATGCTGATCGTATGGCTAACCGTATTTTGGGCATGGGTGACATTCTGGCGCTTGTTGAACAAGCTCAACAAAACGTTGATGTTGCCAAAGCAGAAAAGTTAGCCGGCAAAATTGCCAAGGGCGGATTTGATTTAGGTGACTTCAGAGATCAACTATCTCAAATGCAAAAAATGGGCGGCATGGCCAGCTTGATGGATAAATTGCCAAGTCATATGGCACAAGCAGCCTCTAAAACTAATCTGAGTGTTGCCGATAAGCAAACACAGCGGATGCGCGGCATCATCGATAGCATGACCCCACGCGAACGCATGAAGCCCGAATTACTGAAAGCCAGCCGTAAACGCCGCATTGCTGCCGGTGCCGGTGTTCAAGTACAAGAAGTCAACCGCCTACTAGCGCAGTTTGATCAAATGCAAACGATGATGAAACAGTTTAAAGGTGGCAAGATGGCACGCACGATGGCGTCGATGGCTGCAAAAGGAGCCGCCAAAGGACTTGGCGGCTTGTTTAAGAAGTAA
- the ccsA gene encoding cytochrome c biogenesis protein CcsA, whose product MTFLSWRSKAKVEPPVFTFLIQATILLALLIHGLQLHDSVFTAQGFVFGFAQDLSLIAWVGLAFYWFQSWFLPIASLRWMVLFFALLCSTLPLLFSGTIISPTAVSDPWFKGHFIVATIAVGLLTLAAMHAILMTVQDRALHRQLAIAPRGRSAHWLEDLPPLMTMESLLFNLLYVGFALLSLTVFSGLLFSQTLFGKPLVFDHKTIFALLSWFLFGSLLIARWSVGLRGRVALRWVLSAYTALLLAYAGSRFVLEVILHRA is encoded by the coding sequence TTGACTTTTTTAAGTTGGAGATCCAAGGCAAAAGTCGAGCCTCCCGTATTCACTTTTCTCATTCAGGCCACCATTCTGCTGGCTTTGCTGATTCATGGTTTACAACTACATGACTCTGTTTTCACGGCACAGGGCTTTGTCTTTGGCTTTGCACAAGACCTTTCTTTAATAGCGTGGGTCGGGCTCGCGTTTTACTGGTTTCAATCTTGGTTTTTACCTATCGCCAGTTTGCGTTGGATGGTTTTATTTTTTGCGCTGCTGTGCTCCACTCTACCGTTGCTATTTTCCGGAACGATTATTTCACCTACTGCCGTCTCGGACCCCTGGTTTAAAGGGCACTTTATTGTGGCTACGATTGCGGTTGGTTTACTAACCCTGGCAGCAATGCATGCCATTTTAATGACCGTGCAAGACCGTGCCTTACATCGCCAATTAGCAATTGCCCCCAGAGGCCGCTCAGCGCATTGGCTGGAAGATCTGCCACCGTTGATGACGATGGAAAGTCTCCTATTTAATTTACTCTATGTGGGTTTTGCACTTTTAAGTCTGACGGTATTCTCAGGCCTGCTGTTCTCGCAAACCCTATTTGGCAAACCTTTGGTTTTTGATCACAAAACAATCTTTGCCTTACTTTCTTGGTTTTTATTTGGCAGTTTGTTAATTGCGCGCTGGAGTGTCGGTTTGCGAGGGCGCGTCGCCCTACGTTGGGTCCTGAGCGCCTATACGGCATTGTTACTGGCCTACGCAGGTAGTCGATTTGTTTTAGAAGTGATTCTTCACAGAGCGTGA
- the ampD gene encoding 1,6-anhydro-N-acetylmuramyl-L-alanine amidase AmpD, giving the protein MTKWILLFAGVIIFYLWFKGKNRAKVSANQDLGDCALQPKRSAPEAMVQCQYCQLHLPKSSALINEERYYCSMGHLNAIDASGWLGSALWRVSPNQDARPEGTNPDLMVIHHISLPPGGFVKGRCTQFVVDFFQNKLDSALDPYFEEIADQTVSSHFLIARSGEIFQLVSTHNRAWHAGLSSFLGREKCNDFSIGVELEGDGNHPFEEIQYLSLATLSGQLQSMYPNLAFAGHSDIAPNRKTDPGISFDWEKFRTKSNISSEKLPFGLHSR; this is encoded by the coding sequence TTGACTAAGTGGATTTTATTATTTGCTGGTGTGATCATTTTTTATCTATGGTTTAAAGGCAAAAATCGGGCGAAAGTCAGCGCGAACCAGGATTTAGGAGATTGCGCTCTGCAGCCTAAAAGGTCAGCTCCTGAAGCGATGGTGCAATGTCAGTACTGCCAATTGCATTTACCAAAATCAAGCGCCCTCATCAATGAAGAGCGGTATTACTGTTCTATGGGGCATCTGAATGCGATCGATGCCTCAGGTTGGCTGGGATCTGCTCTTTGGAGAGTGTCCCCAAATCAAGACGCCAGACCGGAGGGTACGAATCCTGATTTAATGGTCATTCATCACATCAGCTTGCCCCCAGGGGGCTTCGTTAAGGGCCGTTGTACTCAATTTGTGGTTGATTTTTTTCAAAATAAGCTGGATTCTGCTTTAGACCCCTACTTTGAAGAAATCGCTGATCAGACTGTTTCCAGTCACTTTTTGATTGCTCGCAGTGGCGAGATTTTTCAATTAGTGTCAACCCACAACAGGGCTTGGCATGCGGGGCTTTCATCTTTCTTGGGGCGCGAGAAGTGCAATGATTTTTCGATTGGAGTGGAATTAGAGGGTGATGGCAACCATCCTTTTGAAGAAATTCAATATTTGTCGCTAGCAACCTTATCGGGGCAATTGCAGTCAATGTACCCAAATCTTGCTTTTGCTGGACATAGTGATATCGCTCCAAATAGAAAAACAGATCCAGGCATCTCCTTCGACTGGGAAAAGTTTCGGACAAAAAGCAACATCTCATCAGAAAAATTACCCTTTGGATTGCATTCCCGCTAG